A window from Dromaius novaehollandiae isolate bDroNov1 chromosome 1, bDroNov1.hap1, whole genome shotgun sequence encodes these proteins:
- the NOPCHAP1 gene encoding NOP protein chaperone 1 translates to MAQDGGAAGPAASRELLAVGRRGGLEETLLISSKFSNKKATNLQTVRMPRSNVLDRVQSFLPQMAHANDELRRKMVTTPGHQFDIENLDSATEKVIEMNVALVELSGSDTDEEVSVSEDDSESEDACTTDEVTIDNIKFPKQKGEKGKIEILDSKVNE, encoded by the exons ATGGCGCAGgacggcggggcggcggggccggccgcctCCCGGGAGCTGCTGGCCGTGGGGCGCCGAGGAG GACTGGAAGAAACATTGTTGATTAGTTCAAAATTTAGCAACAAGAAGGCCACAAATTTACAGACAGTTAGGATGCCAAGGAGTAATG TTTTGGACAGAGTACAGAGCTTTCTACCACAGATGGCACATGCAAATGATGAGctaagaagaaaaatggtaaCAACACCAGGTCATCAGTTTGATATTGAAAATCTAGACAGTGCAACAGAAAAAGTCATAGAAATG aatgtgGCTTTAGTTGAACTGAGTGGTTCTGATACGGATGAAGAGGTATCAGTCTCAGAAGATGACTCAGAATCTGAAGATGCCTGTACAACTGATGAAGTGACAATAGACAACATTAAGTTTCCtaaacaaaagggagaaaagggcaaAATAGAAATTTTGGACAGCAAAGTGAATGAGTAA